One genomic segment of Macrobrachium rosenbergii isolate ZJJX-2024 chromosome 40, ASM4041242v1, whole genome shotgun sequence includes these proteins:
- the LOC136826015 gene encoding mucin-2-like, whose product METHSVAQHKKICLCAVSTAQQQSRNGYNYLTPGNSLNVNGNSGNTQGTQNTNGNNFNNQNSGNPFNPNNFNNNNFNNIGNNFNNQNTGNNQNNFNQNNGNFNNINNINGQSGLQNGQQPANMNNGPMRFNFSYEVKQPMYGNFYGHEANGDGTREEGRYYVLLPNRQLMTVRYVADAAGYRPMISFTSIAGNAMFDNFLFGPEAKGSQGSSGTIDNNPSSSNNLHFTTTRPGATTSRRTTTNGPPATTRQSTASTRTIPTTTGPISTTRYPVFTTSGRTTTYRPPTTIRQSTASTRTVPTTTGPISTTRYPVFTTSGRTTTYRPPTTIRQSTASTRTIPTTTGPVYTTRRPTPTTPRTTTTYRPPTTIRQSTTPTRTIPTTTGPIYTTRRPTPTTPRTTTTYRPPTTIRQSTTPTRTIPTTTGPIYTTRRPTPTTPRTTTMYRPPTTIRQSTTPTRTIPMTTRPFPTTASPRPATGYYIGTPSTLRPVSVNTPGTPLPSRSTTPRGGTPFLFPKPSQNTGGGQSSNSGPNQSFNPPGLGYLPPPTHRNNGKTQSSNGNRNSGRNPSQNDLFNNGFNFFEFKKLTTTPRGQTSAAGFNLPINRLTSTTTRSSTFPTTATQSTRIPTSATTQSPVRTTTQDYYNRGAYYANTPSSTVRPTTVRSSSPPPRAEQLSPFFEFFKINS is encoded by the exons ATGGAAACACATTCGGTTGCTCAACATAAGAAA atttgtttGTGCGCTGTGTCCACGGCTCAACAGCAGTCAAGGAATGGGTACAATTACCTGACTCCTGGGAACAGCCTCAACGTCAACGGCAATAGTGGGAACACCCAGGGTACCCAAAATACCAATGGGAACAATTTCAACAACCAGAACAGTGGGAATCCTTTCAACCCGAATAACTTTAACAATAACAACTTTAATAACATCGGGAACAATTTTAACAACCAAAACACCGGAAATAACCAGAATAATTTCAACCAGAACAACGGGAACTTCAACAACATTAACAACATCAACGGCCAGTCAGGCTTGCAAAATGGACAACAGCCGGCCAACATGAATAAT GGACCAATGAGATTCAACTTCAGCTACGAGGTGAAGCAGCCAATGTACGGGAACTTCTACGGACACGAAGCGAACGGCGATGGAACCAGAGAGGAAGGGCGGTATTACGTGTTGCTGCCAAACCGTCAGCTCATGACCGTTCGCTACGTCGCAGACGCTGCTGGATACAGGCCTATGATTTCTTTCACCAGCATCGCGGGAAATGCTATGTTTGACAATTTCTTATTCGGACCAGAAGCCAAGGGCAGCCAGGGATCATCGGGAACAATTGACAACAATCCATCATCTAGCAATAACTTGCACTTCACAACCACTAGACCAGGAGCAACCACATCTAGGAGAACCACTACAAACGGACCACCTGCAACTACACGTCAAAGTACAGCTAGCACACGGACAATACCTACAACCACAGGCCCAATATCTACTACCAGATACCCAGTATTTACCACATCTGGAAGAACCACTACGTACAGGCCACCTACAACCATACGTCAAAGTACAGCTAGCACACGGACAGTACCTACAACCACAGGCCCAATATCTACTACCAGATACCCAGTATTTACCACATCTGGAAGAACCACTACATACAGGCCACCTACAACTATACGTCAAAGTACAGCTAGCACACGGACAATACCTACAACCACAGGCCCAGTATATACTACCAGACGCCCAACACCTACCACACCTAGAACTACTACTACGTACAGGCCACCTACAACCATACGTCAAAGTACAACTCCAACACGGACAATACCTACAACCACAGGCCCAATATATACTACCAGACGCCCAACACCTACCACACCTAGAACTACTACTACGTACAGGCCACCTACAACCATACGTCAAAGTACAACTCCAACACGGACAATACCTACAACCACAGGCCCAATATATACTACCAGACGCCCAACACCTACCACACCTAGAACTACTACTATGTACAGGCCACCTACAACCATACGTCAAAGTACAACTCCAACACGGACAATACCTATGACCACACGACCATTCCCTACCACCGCATCCCCAAGACCTGCCACAGGATATTATATAGGTACCCCATCCACTCTCAGACCAGTTAGTGTGAACACGCCAGGAACACCTCTGCCTAGCAGATCAACAACGCCTAGGGGAGGGACACCGTTTCTGTTTccaaagccatctcaaaacactggtGGAGGACAGAGCTCCAACAGTGGGCCTAATCAATCCTTCAACCCACCTGGTTTGGGCTATCTTCCTCCACCAACACACAGGAACAATGGCAAGACACAGTCTTCAAATGGCAATAGGAACTCTGGACGAAATCCTTcgcaaaatgatttatttaacaATGGgtttaatttctttgaattcaaGAAGCTGACTACGACACCCAGGGGCCAAACGTCGGCTGCAGGCTTCAATCTACCAATAAACAGACTGACATCCACAACAACAAGGAGCAGTACATTTCCAACTACGGCAACCCAGAGCACTCGGATTCCAACATCTGCCACCACCCAGTCCCCAGTCAGAACCACAACGCAAGATTATTACAACAGGGGAGCATACTATGCAAATACTCCATCATCTACAGTGCGACCCACAACCGTAAgatcctcttcccctcccccaagAGCGGAGCAACTTTCACCCTTCTTCgagtttttcaaaattaactcaTAA